AAAGGTGCGAAGAAGAGAATTAATATACACAACCAGATGTTTTGAAAGAATGGACCTGTTCTACGATTTGGACCTACTACATGACCTATATTATACACAGGTTGGAGGCCGGACTCCATTTCCGGCATCCACTTTGGTCCATGCACAGACCACCAGCTATCAGAATTTCTGGCAGGAGATGGGAAATGTACAGACACCGACAGAAGCTGAGCAAGAGGGGCTTCATCTTCAGACACTCGAGCTTTCCTGCCCCATCCAGCGGAGCAGATCAGACATTCACATTATAAGAAGTTCTGGTAACCATGGATAAGGACAACCTGCAATATGATAAGAAACAGTACATCAATCAGCCTAGATGCAGCATAGACTGATGCCCTTTAATAAATGGGCCTGCTGCAAATATTAGATAAATGTGATAACTAACCTTTAGAGTGCAAAAGAAAACAATTTGCAAGAAAAAAAAGCATGCCACCCAATTTAGCGGTACGACTTTTCTTAGTCCTGCTGCAGACTATTGGATGCCTACAGAGAGGAAAACAAGATGTTACAACAGATTAACAGCAGGAGTATTTCAGAGGTAAACAGTAAACACACCTAAAATTCGTCACTTTCTGGCATCCTTGTCAACCTGTCGTTTGTTCAGAAATGTTGTTCTGCGGGAATGGCGGTGCATGAGCAGGGACCAAAAGCTGTTGAGGTCGTGGAGCTCCTGTTTTCACAAAAGCGCTTTATAAATTATATGAAGAGCATGATAAGCTATGGCCCCCTACGCAATTGAAAAATATTCTTGGACAAGTTCATTTGATTCGACTCAACAGTGAATTTCTTACCTGGAGGAAATTGTTGCTGAACTGGTGGTATGCGCACAACATTTGCAGCATTAACATTCTGATTCGATAGTGGGAGAACATGACTTGGGGCATAACCAGGAGAATAAGCATGATCACTTGGTACAGGTTGGCCAAATTGCCCATATGGGTAGACTGCCGGGCCTACTGTCCTTGGGCCACCATAAACTGGAACATACGGTTGTCCAACATATGGACCATATGCATTCTACAAAGCTAAAAATAAAACAAATGAGCAATAATTTAAATTTATTTCATTTAGTCAAGAAACGGATGTGGTTTAATGTTTCTGGAGTTCTCAACCTGCTGATATAGGTATTCAGGTCCATATGCTGATGGCCTGCGTTGAAAAAACAAATGGTCATTACTTAAACAGATAGGCTGCTCAATTGGAAATGAAAAACTACTCCTGTAAGGGAATACTATATGTACACTGCATCCTGCTAATCATAGAGTTCCAGACTAGCTACAACAACAACTTTAATCATATTGCCAGACATTCACAATCAAACAAGAGATCAAATTCATAGCTGTACATGATCTTTGCCAACAAGCAATGAATGAGCTGTTAACCTACCCATAAGAAGGATATACAAAGGCCTGTGAGTAGTTGTATGGGGATTGCTGATATGTTGGGCTTTGCACATACATGCCCCCTGGAACCGCCACACCTCCATTGTATGGGATGACCGGCCTTATAGGTGCTACTATACCACattgaaaagaaggggaaattTTGTCACAATAATTGAATACACACAAAGGCTAAAAAGGTAAACATGCGTGCATTAAGAAAATTTGTTTGCTATAAGTTTTTGCAACTGAGACTAGCATACAGTATTAGTGAAACTTGTTGGCTTAATACACACGAGGAGTGTGGATGGATCATGGAGTTATAATTCACTTTGGACTTTTACTGGTGGGTCCTGGTCAGTAATTTTCTGATAGACAAGGCACAAGCCTTTTTTTATAGCAAACTTAAGAAAACTTTGCTATTTTTACTCTATAACAGCACGTATACGAAAGTATTCAAGAAGGCTCATGAATAAGCAGTAAACATCTCAAAAAGCATTGCATTCCATCATGAGCAAAGATGTGGATCAATGCTTCATCTTGTGATGATTAATATCTCCAATTCCAATTTGCAGACCATGAAACAGATGTCTGACATGTTTTTACTCTATAACAGCACGTATACGAAAGTATTCAAGAAGGCTCATGAATAAGCAGTAAACATCTCAAAAAGCATTGGATTCCATCACGAGCAAAGATGTGGATCAATGCTTCATCTTGTGATGATTAATATCTCCAATTCCAATTTGCAGACCAGGAAACAGATGCCTGACATGTAAGTGGACAATTTTTATTGAAAAGCAGTGATGATTGCCCACCCTTTCTACCACCCACCAGCTCATACTCTGTTATCTATTATTCTCTTCAATCAAGTCCAACACTACTATCTCTCCCCAAACATAGTTGGCAGAGAGGACTAGTAGCTGTGTTGGTTTGTATATTTTTGACAGCTAATGCTTTATTTTCATAAATGAGCTCGTAGAAGATCCTACAGTCTTCTTTGGGGCTAGAATGTTCAGGCAACGAATTAAATACCTACTAGTCCTGAACTGACAAGTCCTTTTCCCTCAGTTAGAACTAGTGACAAGACTATTAGTTGGTGTTGAAAAGATGGGGCGGGGTGAAACTAAGCATCAAGTTTTGTAACAATGAAATCATAGAAATGCCATGATTGTGGTAACCCCAAATCTCCAATACATTGGGAATAGAGCATTGATTAACAAATTACTTTGCACCAAGAGCGTAAGCGGATGGAAAGAATCATACGTATATTTGACAGCTATGCAATTAGGAAATCAGGGAACCAAGTTAGCAGACCTACCGAAAGGCAAAGCTGGACCAGGCCGCCCTAAGATGGCAAGGTTGCAATTAGCGCGTCGGCCGTCGATAACTGGGTATGGGTCCATGCAGGCCATCCTCGCTGACTCTGCGTCCCGGAAGGTTACCTATACACACATCCACACATGATTAAAGTGAATCAAAAGTAGGAAAAAGACGAAATATCTGAGCCAAATTTGGAACCCCCCAAAAGGCCAAAGGTGCTCTGTTTTCACGATACCCCCATGGAAAATTCAGATAGTTCCCTGATTCATACAAGAAAGAATGCTAAATTTCTTTTCAAATTCCGACGCCAAAAATTGAACTAGGTTCCTGAAAAGCCTGAACACAGAAACCCTAGAAATGCTTAACACGGCAACTTTCACTAGCTCCTGGTAACAAAATTTAACTATTTCCCTCAATCCTGTTGGTAATAAGTCAACAATCCACCAAAATTCCTAAGTATGGAATGCAAAACTCCCAAATTCAAAGACCTTCACTGCCAATTGCCACCGCCGCAACGGCATATACAGATGATCACAAAAACTCCCAATTCAACCCGCAAAGTTCACCTTTGCACACAGAATCACAACATTCAGCTCCAGAATCGAACACAACCTTAAGCTCCAGAATCGAACCTGGCCCCTGATCCCCAACCAAGGAAAAAAGAAGTACTGAGCAAACGCCCCAACCAGCATAGCACATacgaacaagaaaaaaaaaaagaaacaggaGGAAGGCGTGCTCACGAATCCGTAGCCCTTTGAGCGGCCCGTGGCGCGGTCGGTGATGACAACGGCCTCGAGGATGTCCCCGTAGACCTCAAAGTGGGCGCGAAGCCCCTCGCTTCGCGTCTCCCAGGCGAGGCCGCCCACGAAAACCTTGGTGAAGGTGGTGTCTCCGTATGGGCCGCTCAGGTAGTGTAGCGCCGGCGGGCCCCAGCcgctacctcctcctcctcctccggtccCCGCCGGCGACCGCTGCGGCGTCATCCCTGCCGCGGCCAGCCCACGCGCATGCACGAGCGCGCGTGCGCGCGTAgccgcaaaccctaaccctagcaagCAGCTGCTGACTAAACGCGACACGACACAGGCGCAACAAGTGGGGAGGCGAGCAGCGGAGGCGGCCGGGTTAGCTAAGCTAGGGCTGATAGGCCCGCGCGCGCAGGCGGGGGCGTAATTATAGCGGTGGGGATGGCGCTAATCGGAGCGGCGGTTATTATTAGCGGTTGGATTACGCGGGAGCGGGGAGGGGGCCGGAAGTTGGTTGGTAAGGACTGTTTGCAACTGCCGAGCAACGAGCGCGCCAGAGACTACTAGTAGAGGCCTCAGGGGGAACCACGGCCGGACGAGGGAGGGGATGGGGACTGGAGAGAGCTGAGGGCCCCCGTGGCCTGTGGGAAATGGGGGCAACACTGGAAGTGGGCCCGTCTCATTGCACCGCAATGTTCGGATGGAGGCCCGTTAACCATTTCTACTGGAT
The nucleotide sequence above comes from Miscanthus floridulus cultivar M001 chromosome 18, ASM1932011v1, whole genome shotgun sequence. Encoded proteins:
- the LOC136521178 gene encoding uncharacterized protein isoform X2, yielding MTPQRSPAGTGGGGGGSGWGPPALHYLSGPYGDTTFTKVFVGGLAWETRSEGLRAHFEVYGDILEAVVITDRATGRSKGYGFVTFRDAESARMACMDPYPVIDGRRANCNLAILGRPGPALPFAPIRPVIPYNGGVAVPGGMYVQSPTYQQSPYNYSQAFVYPSYGPSAYGPEYLYQQNAYGPYVGQPYVPVYGGPRTVGPAVYPYGQFGQPVPSDHAYSPGYAPSHVLPLSNQNVNAANVVRIPPVQQQFPPGAPRPQQLLVPAHAPPFPQNNISEQTTG
- the LOC136521178 gene encoding uncharacterized protein isoform X1, whose amino-acid sequence is MTPQRSPAGTGGGGGGSGWGPPALHYLSGPYGDTTFTKVFVGGLAWETRSEGLRAHFEVYGDILEAVVITDRATGRSKGYGFVTFRDAESARMACMDPYPVIDGRRANCNLAILGRPGPALPFVAPIRPVIPYNGGVAVPGGMYVQSPTYQQSPYNYSQAFVYPSYGPSAYGPEYLYQQNAYGPYVGQPYVPVYGGPRTVGPAVYPYGQFGQPVPSDHAYSPGYAPSHVLPLSNQNVNAANVVRIPPVQQQFPPGAPRPQQLLVPAHAPPFPQNNISEQTTG